The Prochlorococcus marinus str. MIT 1214 sequence AGTTCTAACCAAATAAACAATCTGTTTGCTTCTACTGGATGCAATGAAATTTTTAATATTATTGCAAAAAATACCATCCAACTAGTCTAATACAGGTCTTAGCATGAGACTATTAGTGAGTCTTATGATAGACTTGATAGACTAGCTTCTGAGGTCCGCATTTAATTTTTCTTTAAGAGCACTTCTTATTTTTTCGTGTATTGGATTTATATCTTCTTCTATTAGGGTTTTCTTTGGATCTCTGTATTTTATTCTAAAAGCCTGGCTAACTGAATCATGGGGAATAGAAGATCCCTCGTAACGGTCTATCAATTCCACTTTTTCTAAAAGTGGTCTACCAGATTTCTTTATTAGATTTATTATTTCTAAGGAACTATATTTTCTTGAATGAATAAGCGCAATATCCCTTTCCATGTAAGGAACAGTTGGGTAATCCTTGTAAACTCTTGTCCAATTTGTTTTCCTTGTCGAGGCCTTAACCAATGAATCTAACTCAAGGTTATATAAGTAAGTTTCTTTAATTAGATCATATTCCTCGGATAGAGAAGGGTGAATTTGTCCGAAGAAGCCGATACTTTTTCCCTCAACAAATAATTCAGAAGTTCGACCCGGATGCATGAATTTTTTTTCGATAAGTTGCTTATCAATAGTTTCAATTCCAAGAACGTCAAGTGATTGCTTGAGTTTTCCTCTTGCTTCAAAATAATCTAAAGAAATTTGTTTTGATGCTGAGCCCCACCTACTAAATCGTTTATTTCCAGTTAAAGCACCTGCTAATAAATTTGTTTCAACAAAGCTTTCTTTATCTTTTTTGTATGTCTTTGCTATTTCAAAGATCCAACACCCTTCAGATCCAAATGATACATTTCTCTGTAGAATTTTAAGATGTTCATCCCATACATTTGTTCTTAATCTACTAGTCTCTGATAGTAATGGATTTTTGATTATTACAGCATTTTCATCAGTGTTATCAGGACCAACAAGTGATGAAGTCACTACTTCTTGAAAACCATTATGGATAAAGGAATTTCGTAAACGTCTTTCAACCAAATTTGCAGGTGTTAGTACTCCTGGCTCAAGAGGATCGGGCATATTTGAATCAAAATTATCATATCCAATTAGTCTTGCGATCTCTTCTATCAAATCGATTTCTCTAGTTAAATCTAATGATCTGTAAGGAGGAATTTGTACATCCCAACCACTAGAAGTTTGAGTAATTAGGCAACCAAGTTTTATTAGAAGAGACTCAATCTCATCCTTATTAAGATAACGGAATGTATTAGAACTTTTATCTACTTCATTACTATCTATACAACTTAATTTACCTAGAACCTTATTTATTTTGTCTATTCTAATATTTACACTAATATCTTTTCTAATAAACTCATTATTGACATGAGTCGATT is a genomic window containing:
- the pheT gene encoding phenylalanine--tRNA ligase subunit beta, with product MKVSVSWLKDLVVFNNDIDELAEKLSMTGFEVESLEDLSAQAKNVVIGYVDEITPHPNAEKLKVCSVDVGLPKKLSIVCGAPNVKPGYHVLVAKVGAYLSSKSLKIKLSNLRGVESAGMICSLDELGIESSNEGIEILEESEDNIPPIGSNAVDYLGLNDIIIELAITANRPDGMSMAGIAREISIITNSKLTLPTLNFKKDFEKFEPQIREKETIGSDFIYSLTYIDNIDNTGKINKSISNKLNSLRQNCINPVVDITNFLMLEQGQPLHAFDADLLDNIVGRIVMPNDFGIRNGREGESFIALDKKEYKLNKNIKVITCGDIPIAIAGVIGGKNSSVSAKTTRVWLEAAVFTPTSVRNSSREIGLRTDASSRYEKGISPNMTTAVSLRASDLISLELGGNVKSTHVNNEFIRKDISVNIRIDKINKVLGKLSCIDSNEVDKSSNTFRYLNKDEIESLLIKLGCLITQTSSGWDVQIPPYRSLDLTREIDLIEEIARLIGYDNFDSNMPDPLEPGVLTPANLVERRLRNSFIHNGFQEVVTSSLVGPDNTDENAVIIKNPLLSETSRLRTNVWDEHLKILQRNVSFGSEGCWIFEIAKTYKKDKESFVETNLLAGALTGNKRFSRWGSASKQISLDYFEARGKLKQSLDVLGIETIDKQLIEKKFMHPGRTSELFVEGKSIGFFGQIHPSLSEEYDLIKETYLYNLELDSLVKASTRKTNWTRVYKDYPTVPYMERDIALIHSRKYSSLEIINLIKKSGRPLLEKVELIDRYEGSSIPHDSVSQAFRIKYRDPKKTLIEEDINPIHEKIRSALKEKLNADLRS